A region from the Salidesulfovibrio onnuriiensis genome encodes:
- a CDS encoding N-acetyl sugar amidotransferase: MTTEYQICTRCLMDTSDPRIKFDEQGVCNHCHTYDLQEKRDLFPYEALVKIAKQVKADGKSKSYDCILGLSGGVDSSYVALTAHRLGLRCLAVHMDNGWNSELAVMNIENIVTRLGFDLYTHVINWEEFKDLQQAFFKAHVIDIEMLTDHAITAVMYNLARKHGVKYLLSGNNIVTESVLPHAWGHRKSDLANILAIHKKYGTVKLKTFPRCSTWEIFINQELRRIKTINVLNYLDYNVARAKQELMEELNWREYGGKHHESLFTRFYQTYILPTKFKVDKRRAHFSNLVLSGQMTKEEAQKELQKHPWSTETLAQDQEYIEKKLNITHEEFEEYLTTPEVDHYDYPNDEKTFWRVVKIRKLLRSLGR; encoded by the coding sequence ATGACAACTGAATATCAAATATGCACACGCTGCCTCATGGACACCAGCGATCCTCGAATCAAGTTCGATGAACAAGGGGTCTGCAACCACTGCCATACCTATGACCTACAGGAAAAAAGGGACCTGTTTCCTTATGAGGCTCTCGTAAAAATAGCGAAGCAGGTCAAAGCTGACGGCAAGAGCAAGTCCTATGACTGCATCCTTGGCCTAAGCGGCGGGGTGGACAGTTCCTACGTGGCGCTCACTGCCCACCGTCTGGGGCTGCGCTGCCTGGCCGTACACATGGACAACGGCTGGAACTCCGAATTGGCGGTCATGAACATCGAAAACATCGTCACCCGTCTTGGTTTCGACCTTTATACACACGTCATCAATTGGGAAGAATTCAAGGATCTGCAGCAGGCGTTTTTCAAGGCTCACGTCATTGATATCGAAATGCTCACAGACCATGCCATTACAGCCGTCATGTACAATTTGGCCCGCAAGCACGGAGTCAAATACCTGTTAAGCGGAAATAATATAGTCACCGAATCGGTGCTGCCGCATGCCTGGGGACATCGCAAGTCCGACCTGGCCAACATCCTGGCCATCCATAAAAAGTATGGAACCGTAAAACTCAAAACATTCCCCCGCTGTTCCACCTGGGAAATATTCATCAATCAGGAACTGCGGCGCATCAAAACAATCAATGTTTTAAATTATCTTGATTATAATGTGGCTAGGGCCAAACAGGAACTCATGGAAGAACTCAACTGGCGCGAGTACGGGGGAAAGCATCACGAATCCCTTTTCACCCGCTTTTATCAGACCTACATCCTTCCAACAAAATTCAAGGTGGACAAACGGCGCGCGCATTTCTCCAATCTCGTGCTCTCAGGACAAATGACCAAGGAAGAGGCACAGAAAGAACTCCAAAAGCACCCCTGGAGCACTGAGACACTCGCTCAAGACCAAGAATATATTGAGAAAAAGCTCAACATTACGCACGAAGAATTTGAAGAGTATCTGACCACTCCCGAAGTGGACCATTATGATTATCCCAACGATGAAAAGACTTTCTGGCGGGTAGTGAAAATCCGAAAACTCCTTCGTTCCCTAGGCCGTTAG
- a CDS encoding cytidylyltransferase domain-containing protein, whose protein sequence is MKHCDFQPTPCLVVVQCRYNSTRLPGKALLPFGPTTMLGFLLRRLQVGLDRGGFKLVVATTMLPDDDKVAAEAVKNGAAVVRGSVDDVLARYVRCLEQYPSELIVRVTADNPFTCPRSIEAMVSLLRQSGADYARCTGYALGATADAFTAGVLMELNEKKLSGPDREHINKHILENPSSYCMVELSAQGQEARRALSVTVDTREEYERIASIVGDDESEPWNMELNETARRLDR, encoded by the coding sequence ATGAAGCATTGTGACTTTCAACCGACGCCATGCCTTGTGGTGGTGCAGTGCCGATACAACTCCACTCGTTTGCCCGGAAAGGCGCTCCTTCCGTTTGGACCGACCACCATGCTGGGTTTTCTCCTGCGGCGGCTGCAGGTCGGACTGGATAGGGGCGGCTTTAAACTTGTTGTCGCGACCACCATGTTGCCCGATGACGACAAGGTGGCGGCTGAGGCCGTGAAGAATGGAGCGGCCGTCGTGCGTGGGTCGGTGGACGATGTGCTGGCTCGATATGTGCGTTGTCTTGAACAGTATCCATCTGAACTGATTGTGCGGGTCACGGCGGACAACCCTTTCACCTGTCCCCGTTCCATTGAGGCAATGGTATCCCTGCTACGTCAGTCCGGGGCCGACTATGCCCGATGCACCGGGTATGCACTCGGGGCGACAGCGGATGCCTTTACTGCCGGGGTGCTTATGGAATTGAACGAAAAGAAGCTTTCAGGTCCTGATCGAGAGCACATTAATAAGCATATTTTAGAGAATCCGAGCAGCTATTGTATGGTGGAATTGTCTGCCCAGGGCCAAGAGGCGAGAAGGGCTTTGTCCGTCACCGTGGATACCCGTGAGGAATATGAACGCATTGCAAGTATCGTCGGGGACGATGAAAGTGAACCTTGGAATATGGAACTGAATGAAACCGCTCGACGATTGGATCGCTGA
- a CDS encoding glycosyltransferase family 9 protein: protein MYEKNLEPLLEAFGARGMPSLMLTPGHLYPSPCRVPQVFIQPEMDIVAAKGILGPTPRFSEEAEGLEECIQYLNSSGNPGADMTLSDLRKGMGHVFRYATLFGKKFDSHQATAGFLVDFQGVAGMGFILACKRRGLPVIVVQHGMQPKNSALYSQWTKVPENGYELLPDFFWVRSRADAAKFNDWIRQCPGRHEVIVGGDHFQSLWLEGQEDFVKSHDELIRKRWPRTKGRTYVLIALNGVDEEEDRKICELIEYAIDRATGHHFWIRSHPCRLDHAERLKNKLSERARNVCFFAGVSELPLYAFLRHADAVVTMFSSVAADAAAFGLKTVYLDPKGDDIYVGMLPPGFASYADTPERVMQVLRSAVHSRKSMGKKGSDLLESGIQRILDRMEYGEDRYEAL, encoded by the coding sequence ATGTACGAAAAAAATCTTGAGCCTTTGCTAGAAGCCTTTGGCGCGCGTGGAATGCCTTCCCTTATGCTCACCCCAGGCCATTTGTATCCTTCTCCTTGCAGGGTTCCACAAGTCTTCATTCAACCGGAAATGGACATTGTTGCCGCTAAAGGGATTCTTGGGCCGACGCCGCGCTTCAGTGAAGAGGCAGAAGGACTGGAGGAGTGTATTCAGTATCTGAATAGCTCAGGAAATCCAGGGGCGGACATGACTTTGAGCGACCTGCGAAAAGGGATGGGACATGTCTTTAGATATGCAACATTGTTCGGGAAAAAATTTGACAGCCACCAGGCGACGGCAGGGTTCCTCGTGGATTTTCAAGGTGTGGCCGGCATGGGGTTTATTCTTGCCTGCAAGAGGAGAGGTCTTCCGGTAATCGTTGTGCAGCATGGTATGCAGCCAAAGAATAGTGCATTGTACAGTCAATGGACCAAAGTGCCCGAAAATGGGTACGAACTTCTCCCCGATTTTTTTTGGGTTCGTTCGAGGGCAGATGCTGCCAAGTTTAATGATTGGATCCGTCAATGCCCGGGGAGGCATGAAGTCATAGTCGGGGGGGATCATTTCCAAAGCTTGTGGCTTGAAGGGCAAGAAGATTTCGTCAAAAGTCACGATGAGTTAATCCGCAAACGATGGCCGCGTACAAAAGGTAGAACATATGTGCTCATCGCCTTGAATGGTGTCGATGAGGAAGAAGATCGCAAAATATGTGAGCTTATAGAGTATGCCATAGATAGAGCTACAGGCCATCATTTTTGGATTCGAAGCCACCCTTGTCGTCTTGACCATGCAGAACGGTTGAAAAACAAACTTTCTGAGAGAGCCCGCAATGTTTGCTTCTTCGCCGGAGTGAGCGAGTTGCCGCTTTACGCTTTTTTGCGGCACGCTGATGCCGTGGTGACCATGTTTTCTTCGGTTGCCGCCGATGCAGCGGCATTCGGTTTGAAAACAGTCTACCTGGATCCCAAAGGGGACGATATATATGTGGGAATGCTGCCTCCTGGGTTTGCCAGTTATGCGGATACTCCGGAAAGGGTGATGCAGGTTTTGCGCAGCGCAGTTCATTCAAGGAAGTCTATGGGAAAAAAAGGCTCTGACCTTCTGGAATCGGGCATACAGCGCATATTGGATAGAATGGAATACGGAGAAGATCGGTATGAAGCATTGTGA
- a CDS encoding N-acetylneuraminate synthase family protein: protein MKTVRVGDFVIGERSEPFFIAELGICHGGDVDTALRLAEASARAGAHCVKTETFQRETVVLDESAVARYIIDGQVIEEPLSEHMKRYELTLEEHHRIKLRCDELGVPFMSTAHDFEGVDFLVAIKADAVKIASPDIVHYPLLRHAAQSGLAVFLDTGAALQYEVERAVEILRQEGAAGVVVNHNPAGHPAQPAGHDLRIIPRLAEILEAPIGISDHYERSEMLYAAVALGALVLEKPVSEDPTVKEPERNWSVGVDELSEVITNCRAVYQALGSSSRQLSAEGKIYRNNNRSCCAVADDLPEGTVLGLDNVVFGRPRMGIAVEHWDLVNGRRLRRAKAKNDFLQWEDLD, encoded by the coding sequence ATGAAGACAGTCAGGGTTGGAGATTTTGTTATCGGAGAACGTAGCGAGCCTTTTTTCATCGCCGAATTGGGTATTTGCCACGGTGGTGACGTGGACACTGCGTTGCGGTTGGCAGAAGCGTCAGCCAGGGCCGGGGCTCATTGCGTTAAGACCGAGACTTTTCAACGGGAAACAGTGGTGCTCGACGAATCAGCAGTGGCCCGATACATCATTGATGGGCAAGTAATTGAAGAGCCTCTGTCCGAGCATATGAAGCGCTATGAGTTGACTTTGGAAGAACATCACCGGATTAAGCTTCGTTGCGACGAGCTCGGTGTCCCTTTCATGTCCACTGCACATGATTTTGAAGGCGTTGATTTCCTGGTGGCTATCAAGGCCGATGCGGTGAAGATAGCCTCACCGGACATTGTCCATTACCCATTGTTGCGCCACGCGGCTCAGAGCGGCCTTGCGGTTTTTCTCGATACCGGAGCCGCTCTGCAGTATGAAGTCGAACGCGCCGTGGAAATCCTCCGGCAGGAAGGCGCCGCAGGGGTTGTGGTCAACCACAACCCGGCTGGACACCCTGCCCAGCCAGCGGGTCATGATCTGCGCATCATTCCCAGGCTGGCCGAAATCCTCGAAGCGCCCATCGGTATATCTGATCACTACGAACGATCCGAGATGCTTTATGCAGCTGTGGCGCTTGGGGCTCTCGTTCTCGAAAAGCCCGTTTCCGAGGATCCCACTGTCAAGGAGCCTGAGCGCAACTGGTCTGTGGGCGTGGACGAGCTGTCGGAAGTCATCACCAACTGTCGAGCCGTTTACCAGGCTTTGGGATCGTCTTCGCGGCAGCTTTCGGCAGAGGGGAAAATATATCGCAACAACAACCGCAGCTGCTGCGCAGTGGCGGATGATTTGCCTGAAGGGACTGTTTTGGGGTTGGATAACGTGGTTTTCGGCCGTCCCCGCATGGGGATCGCCGTGGAGCATTGGGACTTGGTGAATGGCCGTAGATTACGTCGGGCCAAGGCAAAGAATGATTTTTTGCAGTGGGAGGACCTGGATTGA
- a CDS encoding phosphotransferase: MIGEKDIMALARKYYPGLGEVYAVTSMGGGACRVLFNDREAVLKFHAHWVRERILLLEDVMRAAYSAGLGAFVFPSKAGTLLVKEGEDVFSLQMALVGEAPAKRDIHVAATFLGRLHRILAKVQHREVKHHLFIGGAGLPELARNQGLMAEAEMAEPAELWLKKGLAQLVHGDPHPANMVLSGEAIRFIDFDSTHVGSPAQEAAFAAFRLVGADTDGITDFAETYGREYPDSGLTPALAGTLALHGVLRRLVFILSERDRGESRWMSDLKNQRRFVEEALQLAVDLQANKGADL, from the coding sequence ATGATCGGGGAAAAGGATATTATGGCGTTGGCAAGAAAATATTATCCAGGCCTGGGAGAGGTGTATGCAGTGACTTCCATGGGCGGAGGAGCTTGCCGCGTGCTTTTTAATGATCGTGAGGCGGTTCTCAAATTCCATGCCCACTGGGTCCGTGAACGAATTCTTTTGCTGGAAGACGTCATGCGAGCGGCCTATTCCGCCGGGCTCGGGGCGTTCGTATTTCCTTCCAAGGCGGGAACCCTTCTCGTCAAGGAAGGGGAGGATGTTTTCTCCTTGCAGATGGCGCTCGTCGGGGAAGCGCCTGCGAAACGAGATATTCATGTCGCTGCGACGTTTCTCGGTCGGTTGCATCGCATCCTGGCCAAAGTACAGCACCGAGAAGTCAAGCATCATCTATTCATTGGAGGGGCAGGTCTGCCGGAACTTGCTCGGAACCAAGGGCTGATGGCTGAAGCCGAAATGGCAGAGCCCGCCGAACTATGGTTGAAAAAGGGTTTGGCTCAGTTAGTGCACGGTGATCCGCACCCGGCAAACATGGTCTTAAGCGGAGAAGCCATTCGGTTCATTGATTTCGATAGCACACACGTTGGCAGTCCTGCCCAGGAAGCCGCCTTTGCCGCCTTCCGTTTGGTTGGGGCCGACACGGATGGTATCACCGACTTTGCGGAGACGTACGGCAGAGAATATCCAGACAGTGGGCTCACGCCGGCTCTTGCTGGCACCTTGGCGTTGCACGGCGTGTTGCGTCGGCTGGTTTTCATTTTGTCAGAAAGGGATCGTGGGGAATCGCGCTGGATGAGCGATTTGAAGAATCAGCGGCGTTTTGTCGAAGAGGCCTTGCAACTGGCCGTTGATCTCCAGGCAAACAAAGGAGCGGACTTATGA
- a CDS encoding cytidylyltransferase domain-containing protein, with product MESTDIKYETIVQVMARSSSKRLKDKNIQPVGGHPLLAWSVRMAKLLPSVDRVIINTDSRDYADIAEEYGAETLFLRPGNLSGDTASISDVMSHAIWSLRHEYGLHDGDTFYAKLITFYPTSPFRNAAMCEQLIADLSMYKWVSVGVDTDMPWDKFYVKGNDGFEAVRSMIAPEKKIIPFFKGMGNFWGTTLKSMEKHKSVRKLTNPIECVDIDTWEDLLLMEEIVINDLYDFGVKLW from the coding sequence GTGGAATCGACCGACATCAAATACGAAACCATTGTCCAGGTCATGGCCCGTTCGTCATCCAAACGGCTTAAGGACAAGAACATACAGCCCGTGGGAGGCCATCCTCTACTGGCGTGGTCCGTTCGGATGGCAAAACTGCTTCCTTCGGTTGACAGGGTTATCATCAATACGGACAGCCGGGATTACGCGGACATCGCAGAAGAATATGGGGCGGAAACGTTGTTTCTCAGACCAGGGAATTTGTCCGGGGACACTGCGAGTATCTCAGATGTCATGTCCCATGCGATTTGGAGCCTGCGACATGAATATGGACTGCATGATGGTGATACTTTTTACGCCAAGCTGATCACCTTTTATCCCACCTCACCATTCAGGAACGCGGCAATGTGCGAACAGCTTATTGCCGATTTGAGTATGTACAAATGGGTATCCGTTGGTGTGGACACCGATATGCCTTGGGATAAATTTTACGTTAAGGGGAACGACGGGTTCGAAGCTGTGAGAAGTATGATTGCTCCCGAAAAAAAGATCATTCCATTTTTCAAAGGCATGGGTAACTTTTGGGGTACAACTTTGAAGTCAATGGAAAAGCATAAGAGCGTTCGTAAATTGACCAACCCCATAGAGTGTGTGGATATCGATACGTGGGAGGATCTCCTGCTTATGGAAGAGATCGTCATCAATGATCTGTATGATTTCGGAGTGAAGCTGTGGTAG
- a CDS encoding glycosyltransferase family 2 protein, whose translation MSKLVSMIVPTYNQAQYLGACLDSIWFQDYPNLEIIVVNDCSPDKTAEVIDEFAESVGVEEVSFASYFDEDKDEIVRTVHPRYRTEGRTLKVLHNDKNMGSTRTYNRGFQAATGDYCTYIASDDICHPQMVSELAAPLNADEADFTYSDMFVFDDQGRILREFKVPDYSFKNSFENWYLCGVSKLYRRNLHDKLGWYDNDYLANDHELYLRFALDGVRFKHVPKTLYSVRTHDGREINVHSSSNWAKLLEESKFLVRKARAAKKNGEVR comes from the coding sequence ATGTCCAAACTCGTTTCAATGATCGTTCCCACATACAACCAGGCACAATATCTCGGAGCCTGCCTGGACTCCATCTGGTTCCAGGATTACCCCAACCTGGAGATAATCGTGGTCAACGACTGCTCTCCGGATAAAACAGCCGAAGTCATTGATGAATTTGCTGAATCCGTCGGTGTGGAAGAGGTTTCCTTCGCCTCATACTTCGACGAGGACAAAGACGAAATAGTCCGCACCGTCCACCCCAGATACAGGACCGAGGGCCGCACCCTGAAAGTGCTGCACAATGACAAAAACATGGGGTCCACGCGGACCTACAACCGCGGCTTCCAAGCCGCAACCGGCGACTACTGCACCTACATAGCTTCAGACGACATCTGCCACCCGCAGATGGTTTCCGAGCTGGCTGCCCCCCTGAATGCGGACGAGGCGGATTTCACCTATTCGGACATGTTCGTCTTTGACGATCAAGGCCGCATCCTGCGCGAATTCAAGGTTCCGGATTACAGTTTTAAAAATTCCTTCGAAAACTGGTACCTTTGCGGCGTGTCCAAGCTCTACCGCAGGAATCTGCATGACAAGCTGGGGTGGTACGACAACGACTACCTGGCCAACGACCATGAACTCTACCTGCGCTTCGCCCTCGACGGTGTCCGCTTCAAGCATGTCCCCAAAACCCTCTATTCGGTGCGTACTCACGATGGCCGGGAAATCAATGTGCACAGTTCTTCGAACTGGGCAAAACTGCTTGAAGAATCCAAATTCCTTGTGCGCAAGGCCCGTGCCGCTAAAAAAAATGGGGAGGTGCGCTAA
- a CDS encoding radical SAM protein — protein sequence MNCRMTRGIYLRANGEINCYCSTGEQVTLDMLPLDRSNWHFVDDHYLKGRFRQIRTAFSKESLPFPDQCAKCNYLASQESFDASLVEREVEWLHIEPAAVCNLRCPFCVHGIPSGERTWARPKPHLLPRILYTKLLDDLKDRNMNVRWMYFSGRGEPGLHPEIWDMVAEAKSKMDTNFLVNTNGNIPYDDMIVDSGLDKIKIALDSLDPDTYSRYRRGGMWNVCST from the coding sequence ATGAATTGCAGAATGACACGCGGCATATATCTGCGGGCCAACGGTGAGATCAATTGCTATTGTTCCACCGGAGAGCAGGTGACGTTGGATATGTTGCCCCTGGACCGCTCGAACTGGCATTTCGTCGATGATCATTACCTCAAAGGGCGATTCCGTCAGATCAGGACAGCCTTTTCCAAAGAAAGCCTGCCTTTCCCGGATCAGTGCGCCAAATGCAATTATTTGGCATCGCAAGAATCCTTTGATGCATCCCTTGTGGAGCGCGAAGTTGAATGGCTGCACATCGAACCCGCCGCAGTCTGCAATCTCCGATGTCCGTTTTGCGTTCACGGCATCCCTTCCGGAGAGCGGACCTGGGCTCGCCCCAAGCCGCATCTTTTGCCACGCATACTGTATACCAAGCTGCTCGACGACTTGAAGGACAGGAATATGAATGTTCGCTGGATGTATTTCAGCGGGCGGGGGGAGCCGGGCCTGCATCCCGAGATCTGGGACATGGTGGCTGAGGCAAAATCAAAAATGGACACAAATTTTTTGGTTAATACCAACGGCAACATTCCCTATGATGACATGATCGTGGATAGCGGGCTGGACAAGATCAAGATCGCCCTCGATAGTTTGGATCCGGATACTTATTCCCGCTACCGGCGGGGGGGGATGTGGAACGTCTGCTCGACCTGA
- a CDS encoding acylneuraminate cytidylyltransferase family protein has translation MRARQDTCVCIIGARAGSKRVPGKNRLLVGGVPLYRNAVEAALGSGVCTPTILTTDDVLIQQDLAGHGELLVDERPSHLAGSSPSMWDVVEDMMRRRPKLFEQGGAIMLLTPCHPFRTAYHVRMAFEQFRASGADALVSVTAYPFPPELRLSVNNNRVTRDWDGLVRAGDHLVSYYPNGAVTILTQEAFMTHRSPYTGNTTAFEISWPECLDIDEPGDLELARRLIDSGVV, from the coding sequence ATGAGGGCGCGACAAGACACTTGCGTTTGCATCATAGGAGCTCGAGCCGGCTCGAAACGGGTCCCGGGCAAAAATCGGTTGTTGGTAGGTGGGGTGCCCTTATACCGCAACGCCGTGGAAGCCGCTCTGGGGTCAGGAGTCTGCACCCCCACAATATTGACCACTGACGATGTTTTGATTCAGCAGGACCTTGCTGGCCACGGTGAATTGTTGGTGGACGAACGGCCATCCCACCTGGCTGGGAGCAGCCCGTCCATGTGGGATGTGGTCGAGGACATGATGAGACGGCGCCCGAAGCTGTTTGAACAGGGGGGGGCGATCATGCTGCTGACCCCGTGTCACCCCTTCCGCACGGCCTATCATGTGCGCATGGCTTTTGAACAGTTCAGGGCCTCTGGGGCGGATGCCCTGGTCTCCGTGACCGCTTACCCTTTTCCACCAGAACTGCGTCTTAGCGTAAACAATAATCGTGTCACCCGCGATTGGGATGGGTTGGTCAGGGCCGGGGATCACCTTGTATCCTATTACCCCAACGGAGCGGTGACAATTTTGACCCAGGAAGCGTTCATGACGCATCGTTCTCCGTATACCGGCAACACCACAGCTTTTGAAATATCCTGGCCCGAATGCCTGGACATTGATGAACCCGGAGATCTGGAACTGGCCCGTCGTTTGATTGATTCGGGGGTGGTATGA
- the asnB gene encoding asparagine synthase (glutamine-hydrolyzing): MQLKHGACFAMNQKNNIELAACLGRCWKEDMCGIVGCWNFDEKPVDQGTLLRFTDSLAHRGPDGRGMYIDSEACLGLGHRRLAILDTTSRGGQPMVSSDNRFYIVYNGEIYNFLELRLELEALGQTFRTETDTEVVLAAYLQWGEGCFLRFNGMWAMAIWDSRERTLLLCRDRFGVKPLHFWRQGDRFAFASEMRAFAALEGFPLAVAPENFSLAITRPSFFEGTENCILAGVKRLPGGYRLKVFSDGHIEQRRWWNTLDHLEEPPVTYEEQVERFRELFMDACRIRMRSDVPIGTSLSGGLDSSSVLAAVCRLGGQNGDRAAPSWQKAFIARYIGTSHDETTYADAMVEYTGAEPFYFEVTPRTLAEYGEEVASQYGELSDIHVGPWLAYRLQRKSGVVVSLDGHGGDELLAGYHRYHHPLMADAALSPAGGNGKFAQLRASLESMFEPGHPSYVPDALVLVERRRDAGTPLHEVYPEPSLRIGPHPWLNAMGTVPVLPQLEEDKDRLLEFDSLFVNLYIDYHCVELPTNLRDYDRLSMAHGVEVRSPLCDWRLACYAFSLPSSCKIGNGYAKRILRDATKGMMPEAIRLRRTKVGFANPRAEWRQLLKPLVMDTVCSRRFLESSLWKGKTIARAVEQGYARGYNMDVDRSFIFVQASLLLEALGAST; the protein is encoded by the coding sequence ATGCAGCTAAAACATGGCGCATGTTTTGCAATGAACCAAAAAAATAATATTGAACTCGCTGCCTGCTTAGGGCGGTGCTGGAAAGAAGACATGTGCGGAATAGTAGGTTGTTGGAATTTTGATGAAAAGCCTGTGGACCAGGGGACGCTTCTGCGGTTCACGGATTCCTTGGCGCACCGGGGACCCGACGGCAGAGGGATGTACATCGACAGTGAAGCCTGCCTGGGACTGGGGCACAGGCGTCTTGCCATCCTCGATACCACCTCCCGGGGGGGGCAACCCATGGTTTCGTCGGATAACCGGTTTTATATTGTTTATAATGGCGAAATTTATAATTTTCTCGAGCTACGCCTCGAATTGGAAGCCCTTGGCCAGACCTTTCGCACCGAGACCGACACCGAGGTTGTTTTAGCCGCATATCTGCAATGGGGCGAAGGCTGCTTTTTGCGGTTCAACGGCATGTGGGCCATGGCTATATGGGATTCTCGGGAGCGCACTCTGCTTTTGTGCCGTGACAGATTCGGAGTCAAGCCTCTTCATTTCTGGAGGCAAGGAGATAGATTCGCTTTTGCCTCGGAAATGAGAGCCTTTGCAGCTCTGGAGGGGTTTCCGCTGGCTGTGGCCCCGGAGAATTTTTCTCTGGCGATTACCCGGCCCTCTTTTTTCGAAGGCACTGAAAATTGCATTCTTGCAGGGGTGAAGCGCCTGCCCGGCGGATACAGGCTCAAGGTTTTTTCCGACGGTCATATTGAGCAGCGCAGGTGGTGGAACACCCTTGATCATCTTGAGGAGCCACCTGTTACCTATGAGGAGCAGGTGGAGCGGTTCAGGGAACTTTTTATGGATGCCTGCCGTATCCGGATGCGAAGCGACGTGCCCATAGGCACCAGTCTCAGCGGCGGACTTGATTCCAGTTCGGTGCTGGCCGCAGTGTGCAGGCTTGGCGGCCAGAATGGCGACCGAGCGGCTCCAAGTTGGCAGAAGGCTTTCATTGCCCGCTATATTGGCACCAGTCATGACGAAACGACCTATGCCGATGCTATGGTCGAATACACGGGTGCCGAGCCTTTCTATTTCGAGGTGACGCCACGGACCCTGGCCGAATACGGCGAAGAGGTGGCTTCGCAGTACGGAGAACTTTCTGATATCCATGTCGGCCCATGGCTTGCCTACCGACTTCAGCGCAAAAGTGGTGTGGTAGTGTCCCTGGATGGCCATGGAGGCGATGAACTCCTGGCCGGATACCATCGCTATCATCATCCCCTCATGGCAGATGCGGCATTGAGCCCTGCTGGAGGAAACGGAAAGTTTGCCCAGCTTCGTGCGTCCCTCGAATCTATGTTCGAACCGGGGCATCCTTCCTATGTTCCTGACGCGCTTGTACTTGTCGAAAGACGTCGTGATGCGGGAACGCCGTTACACGAGGTTTATCCGGAACCATCCTTGCGAATCGGCCCGCATCCGTGGCTCAACGCCATGGGGACTGTCCCAGTGTTGCCGCAACTTGAGGAGGACAAGGATCGCCTCTTGGAGTTCGACTCCCTGTTTGTGAATCTATATATCGATTACCACTGCGTGGAGTTGCCGACCAATCTGCGGGATTATGATCGTCTTTCCATGGCCCATGGCGTGGAGGTCCGCTCCCCCCTGTGCGATTGGCGGCTTGCCTGTTACGCTTTTTCGCTTCCTTCTTCCTGTAAGATTGGCAACGGATACGCAAAGCGGATCCTGCGTGACGCCACCAAGGGCATGATGCCCGAAGCCATTCGCCTACGCAGGACCAAAGTGGGGTTCGCGAACCCGAGGGCGGAGTGGAGACAGCTACTCAAGCCGCTTGTCATGGACACGGTCTGCAGCAGGCGTTTTCTTGAATCGTCTTTGTGGAAGGGGAAAACGATAGCCCGGGCTGTGGAACAGGGATATGCCCGGGGATACAATATGGACGTAGACCGTTCGTTCATATTTGTTCAGGCCTCCCTGCTTCTTGAGGCTTTAGGCGCATCAACATAA